A genome region from Passer domesticus isolate bPasDom1 chromosome 25, bPasDom1.hap1, whole genome shotgun sequence includes the following:
- the LOC135286153 gene encoding green-sensitive opsin, giving the protein MNGTEGINFYVPMSNKTGVVRSPFEYPQYYLAEPWKYRLVCCYIFFLISTGFPINFLTLLVTFKHKKLRQPLNYILVNLAVADLCMACFGFTVTFYTAWNGYFVFGPIGCAVEGFFATLGGQVALWSLVVLAIERYIVICKPMGNFRFSASHAMMGIAFTWVMAISCAAPPLFGWSRYIPEGMQCSCGPDYYTHNPDFHNESYVLYMFVIHFIIPVVIIFFSYGRLVCKVREAAAQQQESATTQKAEKEVTRMVILMVLGFMLAWTPYAVVAFWIFTNKGADFTATLMAVPAFFSKSSSLYNPIIYVLMNKQFRNCMITTICCGKNPFGDEETSSTVSQSKTEVSSVSSSQVSPA; this is encoded by the exons ATGAACGGGACGGAGGGGATCAATTTTTACGTGCCTATGTCCAACAAGACGGGGGTGGTGCGGAGCCCCTTCGAGTACCCGCAGTACTACCTGGCCGAGCCCTGGAAATACCGCCTCGTGTGCTGCTACATCTTCTTCCTCATCTCCACCGGCTTCCCCATCAACTTCCTCACCCTCCTGGTCACCTTCAAGCACAAGAAGCTGCGGCAGCCCCTCAACTACATCCTGGTCAACCTGGCGGTGGCTGACCTGTGCATGGCCTGCTTTGGTTTCACCGTCACCTTCTACACCGCCTGGAACGGCTACTTCGTGTTCGGCCCCATCGGCTGCGCCGTGGAGGGATTCTTTGCCACCCTGGGAG GCCAGGTCGCCCTGTGGTCCCTGGTTGTCCTGGCCATCGAGCGCTACATTGTCATCTGCAAGCCCATGGGCAACTTCCGCTTCTCCGCCAGCCACGCCATGATGGGCATCGCCTTCACCTGGGTCATGGCCATTTCCTGCGCCGCGCCGCCGCTCTTCGGCTGGTCCAG GTACATCCCAGAGGGGATGCAGTGCTCCTGTGGGCCCGACTACTACACCCACAACCCCGACTTCCACAACGAGTCCTACGTGCTCTACATGTTCGTCATCCACTTCATCATCCCCGTCGTCATCATCTTCTTCTCCTACGGGCGCCTCGTTTGCAAAGTCCGCGAG gcagctgcccagcagcaggaatcgGCCACCACGCAGAAGGCGGAGAAGGAGGTGACGCGGATGGTGATCCTCATGGTGCTGGGCTTCATGCTGGCCTGGACGCCCTACGCCGTGGTGGCGTTCTGGATCTTCACCAACAAGGGCGCCGACTTCACGGCCACGCTGATGGCAGTGCCTGCCTTCTTCTCCAAGAGCTCCTCCCTCTACAACCCCATCATCTACGTGCTCATGAACAAACAG ttCCGTAACTGCATGATCACCACAATCTGCTGCGGCAAGAACCCCTTTGGGGATGAAGAAACCTCCTCCACCGTATCCCAGAGCAAGACCGAGGTCTCCTCCGTCTCCTCCAGCCAAGTATCACCTGCATAG